Part of the Limihaloglobus sulfuriphilus genome is shown below.
ACCCTGTTTATGTCTTGTGTTTGTGCGAATTTCGGGATGCTGAAAACCGCATAGCCGTAGCCGTTTGTGATGTCGGATTTAATCTGGTCGGTTACGTCGATACTGTTCCAGCCGGATACAAATGTATCAGAAGCGGCGACTGCCGTATCGCCGGCGATCTGCTGTGCCGCGTCACCGGTGGGTGCGGCAGTCTGAGTTGTTAGATGCATAAGGTTTGTCGGGCTGTCCGAGCTGTAGGATATAAGGTAAAAGTTCAACGCCGCGGACTGGATTTCCTGCCCGCTGACAGAGCTGATGTCTATCTGGAAAAACGCGTCCGCGCGATAGAAATACCTGTCGGAGCCGCCGTAGTACTGGTAGTCGTTGCGGGAGATTATATACCCGTTTGCGTCGCCGTAATTGAAACCGTCGTCGGTGTAGGTTGAGAATCCTGTTGTCCTCTGCCACCAGTAATAGCCGGCGTTTGTCTCGCCAAGTGTTATTTCAGCAGCGGAAACGGTTAAACATTGAAATGCGAGAAACGCGGCGGCTATACAAACCGCACCTGATGATACTTTTTTCCTCATGGTCACCTCTCAAGTTAATTCATTGTACTTTAAAAATATTTTCACACTATTTCTTATTAACAATTTTATTCCTGAGTTATTTAAATGTCAATCTTAATCTGTAAAAATCTTTGTGTGTGACATTTATTTGTGGTCTGCAAAAGAAAAAAAAGATTTTTTTTAAATATTTTAAAATATTTTCTACCTCTATATGTCGTTGTCTTTGTTGTCTGCACTCACTGTTTATAGAAGATGCGACCGTTTCTGTCATACCGTATTAAAACCGAATACGCCGTCGGCTGCGACCATATCTGTCATACCCCTGCGGTATAATGCAGTCAATGAAAAACACTGATTAAAAACATGTACAGGACAGGACAGAATGAGTTTAGATTTTTACAGACAGAATTACCTTACAAACACACGCCGCGGCCCCGCGCCGGCAGGGAACAAACAAAGCAAACCAACCCAGACACCTGCATTGCCCGAAAGCCCTGTTCCAATCAACACTGCCGGGCGCAAGGCCTGAGTACGGGTGCACCTCTACCCGTTACAGATGAAAGGGAACCTTAAAAGAGGAGGGTGATGAAATAAGCTGATTCTAACGGGTAGGTCGTTAGTTGTTGGTCACTCTTAGAAAGCCCCGGAGGATAACACCTTCGGGGCTGAAGTTTGGGCGTATGGGCGTGTTTTTCGTTGACTATAAATGCCGCCGCGGATAAAATCGACACGTAGGATAGGCTTCCAGCCTGTCAATAAAACGTAGGATAGGCTTCCAGCCTGTCATTAGACAATGTCAAGCAGGATGCTTGAGCTGCTTAAGTTTAGAGTACGCCGTTAGAGTTTGCCGTAAGAATCCACGCTTCAGCGTATTTATTTTCTTACTTAGCAAGCTAAAGCTTGTACTCTTACGCTTAATTTCTTATGCTTGAGCTCTTGCGAACATACTAACAAAAGAATGAGGTAGCAGGATGACAGAGACAGCAGAAAATAACCAGCAGCCGGAATATCTGAAATGGGCGGACTTTTACACAGAATTTTCGACAAAGCTGCTGCCGTACAGAAACAAACGAAAAGAGCTAATAGATGAGCTCAAAAGGCTTTCCGAAGAAATCCCTCTACTTACGTATCTTAATAAAGATCAGCTCTCTGACGGCAGCAAAGGTTTTGTACGGGATATCTGCCCATTTACTTTCATCGCCACCTTCAACAGAGGCGGTACAAACAAGAACCGCCTGGAGATTGCAGGCAGGCTCGCCGAATTTCTCGGAGTAACATCTGCTTTGCCGGATAATCTTGAAGTAGGTGTTCCTACATTGGATTCTCGAAGATCGTGGTTTTTCTCAAACGAGAAGTCTCGAAAACCAGATGATATCAATAGTCTTTGGAGCATATTCAGCAATGCAATAGAATTTGCCGACGGCGGCAGTGAAGAAAGCAGGCTTGAGTTTGTTGACGCTTATGAAAAGGCGCTTCAAGTCAGGAACACAGGCTGGAACCTGACCATGGGGCTTTTCTGGACGCGGCCGCAACATTTTGTGAACCTCGATACGCCGAATCAAGAGTACATATTCAGTCGCCTGACTCCGGAAGGAAAAAAATCTAAATGGGAAAAACAACTCAAAACCGGCAAAGGGTATCTGGAGCTTAGAGACCTGCTTTTGGAACGATTCAAAGACTCCGATTTCCCCGCCCACTCATTCCCTGAACTGTCATACAAGGCATGGATAGCAAAAACCGAAAATCCCGAACCTCAACCTTCGTATGACCGACCATATTGGTTTGTAGGTGCAGTTATTGATAATCAAGACTTTACAGATAAGTTTGTCAATGAAGGAATCTGGAGGCATGGTTTTAACGAAGGTTCTAACATTGACAAAGTGTATTCTATTCAAGCCGGTGATAGAATAGCAATCAAATCTACTTATACTCGAAAGAACAATATACCTTTTGACAATTATGGGCAAACTGTCTCCGTGATGGCAATAAAAGCCATTGGGACAGTTATCGAAAATATAGGAGACGGCCAAAACATAAAAGTTGATTGGACACCGGTTCAACCTGTTCGAGAATGGTACTTTTATACGTTCATGCCAACCATCTGGGAAGTTTATCCTCATAATTGGCACGCCAAGCAACTTATTGAGTTTACCTTTCAGTATAAAGAGCAAGATATAAAGAGGTTCAAAAATGATTCATACTGGAGAGACCGATTCGGTGATCATCTAAAAGATAAAATTTCTCCGGTTGAACCTTACACACTTGAGATGGCGATGGACGGGCTGTTTATGGGTGAGGATACGTTTACAAACATTGTCTCACTGCTTGAGGCGAAGAAAAACGTTATCCTTCAGGGTGCTCCGGGTGTCGGCAAGACGTTTATTGCCAGACGGCTGGCGTATTATCTGATGGGCGTTGAGGACGATAGCCGGGCCGCGATGATACAGTTTCACCAGTCGTACAGCTATGAGGATTTCATACAGGGCTACCGTCCTGACGAGGGTGGTAATTTTGTCTTGCAAAATGGTGTATTCTATAATTTCTGTGAGCGGGCAAGGCAGAGACCAGACCAAAAGCACGTGTTCATCATAGACGAGAT
Proteins encoded:
- a CDS encoding PEP-CTERM sorting domain-containing protein, translated to MRKKVSSGAVCIAAAFLAFQCLTVSAAEITLGETNAGYYWWQRTTGFSTYTDDGFNYGDANGYIISRNDYQYYGGSDRYFYRADAFFQIDISSVSGQEIQSAALNFYLISYSSDSPTNLMHLTTQTAAPTGDAAQQIAGDTAVAASDTFVSGWNSIDVTDQIKSDITNGYGYAVFSIPKFAQTQDINRVMVIAGPKTDYDDGSGPTKPYLSVTVPEPASMLILAAGGLLAAKIRKRQ
- a CDS encoding AAA family ATPase, with the protein product MTETAENNQQPEYLKWADFYTEFSTKLLPYRNKRKELIDELKRLSEEIPLLTYLNKDQLSDGSKGFVRDICPFTFIATFNRGGTNKNRLEIAGRLAEFLGVTSALPDNLEVGVPTLDSRRSWFFSNEKSRKPDDINSLWSIFSNAIEFADGGSEESRLEFVDAYEKALQVRNTGWNLTMGLFWTRPQHFVNLDTPNQEYIFSRLTPEGKKSKWEKQLKTGKGYLELRDLLLERFKDSDFPAHSFPELSYKAWIAKTENPEPQPSYDRPYWFVGAVIDNQDFTDKFVNEGIWRHGFNEGSNIDKVYSIQAGDRIAIKSTYTRKNNIPFDNYGQTVSVMAIKAIGTVIENIGDGQNIKVDWTPVQPVREWYFYTFMPTIWEVYPHNWHAKQLIEFTFQYKEQDIKRFKNDSYWRDRFGDHLKDKISPVEPYTLEMAMDGLFMGEDTFTNIVSLLEAKKNVILQGAPGVGKTFIARRLAYYLMGVEDDSRAAMIQFHQSYSYEDFIQGYRPDEGGNFVLQNGVFYNFCERARQRPDQKHVFIIDEINRGNLSKIFGELMMLIESDKRGDKFAIPLTYGKNGEKFSIPENVYLLGTMNTADRSLAMVDYALRRRFAFITLEPYFTSKKFAIFLAGKGVSGAITESIKLAMQSLNEEIRKESRTLGEGFCIGHSFFCPEQPPADEKLWLERIFNHEIKPLIDEYWFDNPDKADKMKQLLNPKKGSVQDGRAQ